From a region of the Neobacillus niacini genome:
- a CDS encoding YfiT family bacillithiol transferase, which translates to MDIKYPIGKFQFDGEITDSVTKDWINEIEDLPRLLRDAVENLDNEQLDKPYRLGGWTVSQVIHHLADSHMNAYVRFKLALTEEKPVIKPYNETKWAELCDYKLPIDISLSLLEALHKRWTNLLRSLSPADMEKTFIHPDSGEVSVGKNIGIYAWHGRHHLAHITSLCNRKGW; encoded by the coding sequence ATGGATATAAAATATCCAATTGGAAAATTTCAATTCGATGGTGAGATTACTGACAGTGTTACAAAAGATTGGATAAATGAAATTGAAGATTTACCAAGATTATTACGAGATGCTGTGGAGAACTTAGATAATGAACAGCTTGATAAACCTTATCGTTTAGGAGGGTGGACCGTTAGCCAAGTAATACATCACCTTGCGGATAGTCATATGAATGCCTATGTTCGCTTTAAATTGGCTCTTACGGAAGAAAAACCTGTAATTAAGCCATACAACGAAACGAAATGGGCGGAACTTTGTGATTATAAATTACCAATTGATATTTCACTATCACTGCTTGAAGCCTTGCACAAACGCTGGACAAACCTTTTGAGAAGTCTAAGTCCTGCTGATATGGAAAAGACATTTATTCACCCAGATTCAGGTGAAGTTTCAGTAGGTAAAAATATAGGAATCTACGCTTGGCACGGTCGACATCATCTTGCACATATTACTTCTTTATGTAATCGCAAGGGGTGGTAA